CAGTTTTCGTAATTGCTGGATTTACTGTCCGTCCACAACGGTTCGGCTCGCTCTCGCGTCTGTGTAACACGAATACACACTCGCGCGATATGCAGCAGCGAGTTCAGGGCTCGTCACATAATGGGAATAGGATCAAGTTTAGCCTATCTATCGTAACGGTGCATCTATAGAAGAAAATCGTCACGTCGCAACTGCAGGGTCGAGGACATGCCGGTATTTTGAGAACTCAACTCCTTCGAAGTCCttccaaaattgaaagatCTCTTTGCGCTATAGTAACGTTATTAACTTGAACTTCGTACGCAGTTTAGCGATTTTATCAGGCTCCCGATTACCGTTCAACCTCACTCACATACTATACTACACTTGCGTGGCGCATAATATTGTCCGGTTTATGTTACAGTTCTCCCGGCGGCGAAAGGGACGACGGAAGGGCCGCTGAAGATCTcgatcggtaaaacagcatcCTCCGGATCGTCGAACAGGGTTCCGGAGTACGTTTGTCCCGGTAACGAGCTTCTCGGTTTGGCGAGAATATTCAGCGTGCCTTGCGAAACCGACTCGGAATGCGTCTTTCTCGGTGCGGATCAACGCTGCTGCAAACTTCGGTGCAGAAAAGGAGTTCTAGCGCCGCCGAGGGAGCCCGAACACCGAGGTAGGTTCGTATTGACAAAGTAATGCTGCTGAGGGGACGTGTGCGGCCAGTGTATAACGGCACACATTGTGCACCTAACGTTACGGAGGGTGAAAACGAAGCCTGGTTTTACGGCCGTTCAATTTCGTAGCGACAGTGTAAAACGTAAACTAGACCGCGAGGGGAAACCAGCGTGTTTAAAGTCCGGTACTTGGGTTGGTTGGCAAACGGTGGAAACGTGTCACGCGGAGTTGGAGTTCCGTGCAGGGATCCGAGCGATGGGCTTTGAACCTGTTCGGATTGCCACGACTTCGTTGCGGCGACGTTGCGCAACGAAAGTGCGGAGACTCCATCAGCCGCGCTTCTTCTACACTTATACCCGTCgtaatgaaattcatgtaataAGTATTCGTTATCCCGTATTTGAGGTTAGAATATAACCCAATTGCGTTTCTCTGTAGAACAAAAGATTTATTTACACTATGTCCACTGTGTGCAATGTTTGCTAATTTCCTTGATCCCTACCTGTAGAACAAAAGAATCAACATTTAAAGCTTTTATCCCGAGTATGTTCTTCCTTCGTACAGGTTCAGTTTCGAcaattcttttctctttccaaTTCTCCTCTCACCCAAAACCTCGTTCGTCATCCTCCTTCCCCTTGTCCCCTACCATCGCCATCCGTCTCTAACATCTAAAATAACAATCGATGGAAGTTGGGAAACTTGTACATTTGACTGGCGATGCAGTAAATTCACCGGTTACGAACAGTTTCCATCGCGTGCACCGACTTGATTCTGTAATATTGATAGTTTCTGGATTGCCTCATACTCGAGAAACAAAGGACAAGCACCATTTGGCCACGTTGCATTCTGTATAttcatacatacgtacacatataACGCAATTACATACTATGTGTGCATATGTggtaagaaaataatgaatcgGTAATCGATCGATCTTTCATACGTAGCGCAAATGGGTGGCTATAATTTTGTTCGAATACAATTCCCAGACTTTTCGAATAGATAAATTCATACTTTCCTGACCTTTTTCCACAAAACTCAGGTAATGCCGGGCGGCTTTTACGACTAAAAGCTACGTGCGCGTAGAAATTCCACAATAGCATTTCCGAGAGCGAGCTTATGTAAAGTTACGAAGCCTGGTTGaagtttgaatattatttatgaaaaaaaagtacgttaTTTCTTGTAGGCCATCATAATTCCCTGACTATTCCCGGTTTCCCCGTCGTTGGCCGCTCTGCCATAATATTATTTCACATCTGCACACGTAATCTctacatacctatacctaATGACTTGAAGTCTTGTTAGCGATTCtgtcgatgaaaatttatcacctTATCGTCTTGACGACGAAATCCGACGTCACATTGAtcgctggtttttttttcttacacaatgtttttttctattaattattttcctcgtctttttttttatacttcattCGAGATTACGTGTTGCAGTTGTACGGTAGCGGCTATTATTGTAAGCAGCATGACTTATGGGCGCGTTGGTAAGGTTCGTTCACTGCTGAAAATCCTGCAGCACGACGTTTTATGAGAAAAAATGCCTTCACTATCAATTCTAGCAAACTGGTGCTGCCTCTCTTGGTCTTTACAGTTATAGAAAATCGCCGCTGTGTATGATTTTCTTGCGTGGAATAATTCATGATCTATCAGTCTATGGCACACTAAACCACCGTTTCAAGTCAGTTaaaagagggaaaagaaaggaagagaaaacgaaaatcataatgtatacatatatatgtatatatatgtatatgtatacatatatatattatatatattatatgtatataagaatTCTGCTGCTTGGTATGTAGTataaaacgtataaaaatcGGCACGATAAATGTACAGGTATACACATAATACAACGCGATATGACAACATTGTACATTTACGTCGCaatgttttttctcttcttttcttttccttattATTCAACGCTTCGCATCGCAGTTTGCGCGTAAAGTCAGcacttatattatacatccatcCATCCGGTTTTATCAATCCGAACGTGCAAGCACGggctttcttttctctcctaTCGACGCGACGAACATTAGAAGTGTCATCTAGTTTACACATTTTGCTTCGTtacgtttgaaaaacaataaataaataattcacatCCCACCGTTGTTTCGTTACGAGAGGGAATTTCAAACCGTCGAGGCCAAACTGTTATACGTCTACTACTTCCATGCTACACACTGTGTGTTTACTTTACTTCACTTTAATGCGGTGTAGCAGATCTATACTAAATGTTCGCTACTGACCCactgagagaaagagagagagagagagagagagacagagctAACGATAACAAGCCTTGGAGGCGGCACTGTGATACtttttataggtatacatatacctagtCTCTTCTTAGCTTCTGTGCTGCACAGTGTAATTATTGAGGTATAATAACGTGTGTAGTACGCGTAATTTAATAGGCACGAGTTGAACGAATCGAAATAGGGGcaagaattttgaaactcCTGCGTCATCATGATTTGACCATACGTTCTATCTGTATATGAAAtccaacaaaaaaatgtttcaaacgaatttttttttattttttttatttttattccacctTTCGCTAGatcgttcaaattttattgctattttgttatagttaATTCGTATTGTATTGCCACTCTCTGAGCTCGGTTTGAGATTGTAAAGTCGTGAAGAGCTCTGCAACGTGAAGGAATACCAACTAAAAGCAGACATCCACACGACACGCCGTGTGGCAATCTTCCAAACCAAATACAAGAACCCTCGTCGACTAGACTATAGTCAGAGGAATACGCATCGCTGGCACACATGTAGTATGCATATGTGTATTCGTGATATACAGGCTAACATTATggcatgcatgcatgtattCGGATTATAGGCTGCACAACGCTGCGCGACAATGGAGATGTGGGCTTGCCTTCTTGTTCTTGTTTTCCCCCCCTCTCTTTTCTCGGAGGAAACGAGGGGCGACGTTTCTTACGaactgtttttcttctccttttcacGTATCCTTCATATTATTGTTTCGCTTTTTTCATTACTCAATTTCGTGTGCAACTGCCTGCAGAGAAAGGCGAAAATGAGAGTAAAAATTCGTCGGTAAGGAAAAGAGGAGGAACgaactttgaaaaaagaaaacggtaaataaaatgaaaagacGCGAGGAGGATGCGAGTGCATAGGTACGTTTCATTCGGCACGTAGATCTCTGCGTCTTACTGCATTTACACGTTAAGAGGCTGTCGCGAGGCTCGGTCACGTTTTTGTGCAGCATTTACCATTAGTGTTGGAAGATTCTAGAATCTGATCGCTACCGTGTGTGTGGCCCTCGCACGTGTGCTGCAGCGGCCACGGCGCGATGACGAGCTAACGACGCGACTTAACCTATATATTTATTCCTATCTTCCCATCTTCCCATCTTTCGCTcatctctctgtctctctctctctctctctgcgacAATTATCCACACACGTAGGCAACATTATTCAATAATGACGAAGCATTACCGatgcttgaaaattttatcaaacaaACAGTAAGCGATTCAACTTCGGAAACATTAATGGCAACAATTTGggcattaaaatttaattaatcattCTTATACCTTACACGTGATGTAGTCGGTTGTAGATTTTTACCTAggtatacatgtgtacatgTACCTACTCTTACGGAATACCGGCATAGAAGAGAGATCGAGCTTTACCTGCAATTTGAGAAACTCGGTAATCACTAATTTAGCGCTAAAAGTACGTCTATTAGTTTAGCTTTCCATCGATCCTCTACATTGTTTTACGGTATCTGTTGCGCGACTGTTCGTTTTGATTATTTCCGGTACGCAACTACCTTAGTACACGGAACACTTCGTTATACCTACtaacgtatacctatacatagaTGATATGTTGCAATCCGTCGGTGGGTCAATAACTttgctcattgtcagtataatgtaaatatatagatatacggAAGAAACTAACGTATAAGAAATTCTCTTCGGCAAACGTTTGTATTGATGTAGATATGTTATAGGGTATTGGTATAGTTGTACCTATAGTTGGTTACATCTTATTACACTCTTAGGAATTAGAATGGGACATTTTCAAGGCCTGCCACGTTTGTTATATCCCGTGAGACAATTTatagatataggtatacgtaccTATGCATCTTTATCCGAAGCTGCATAGCTTTAGCTACGTAGTAATACATCATATGATATTACATCCGCACAAGGCTTAAATCTTCGATCCGTATCGAGTAGATCATGCATTGCCTTATTTCTGGATTTCTCCTTTTCATTTCCACGGACGATAATAGGTACacggtgaaaattaaaaaaaaacattaataataatttaggAGGAacggaaaaatttcgaatatataCGTGTGCAAGTTTCTTCGTCCTTTCGCTTCAACGATAAATAATCAAGAGTAAACATGAACGAATGTGGAATTTCGACCTGCTGTATACACGATGACCGTGTACATTCAGGTAAAAATTAAGCACATTTGTGTCTAATCGCAGTACGTAAACAATATACAATTCTATTATTAGATTCTCCATGTTCTATATGTATACCGTATTATACGGTAGTCTGTAATGTAGCTCAGAAAAGCCTGTGTGAAACTTGTCCGATACAGATGTAATTATTACATATTgacaatatgtatatgtgtaaaaGTTATTATAGTTGAGAGAACAGCGATACAaccgaatatatatatacctatatagtTACGTACGTACATCCAAACGTGTATAGTTACTGCACGTGAGTTGTACATGCATATAAATTTCGAGTGATTAGCGGTGGGCGatgtgcgcgtgtgtgcgtTTGCGTGTGTATCAGTTGCGCAATTCCTCTCGAGACGAGAGAGTCCCGTGATGAAATATTAACGCGACGCGATAATAACTGTTATATCTATATCGACGTAACCGCgtggataaaatttgaattacgATTATCGAGATTGAGAGAATAtcatatatacaatacattaGTATTCCAGTATTCAAAACGGCAGAGGTGGGATTCAATCgataatacatataatttgtAGAAGACAGATTTTCAGGTATTAAACACGCATATATTACACCTGCGAAACATATTTTTgtctttattttattcatataatcGTATATTATAGTCGGGAGAGCATCGAAGGTTTGAAATTCCCGCTAGAGCGTTTTATATCCGTATTGGCGAACGACTTTTCACGGTGACGTCACACCGCACTGTTCAACGAGAGTTAAGATGGTGGCAACAAGTTTGCTTTTCTACCGAAAGAATTACGATACTCATATCGTGTATTCTCGTGCGGTGAGAAAAAAGCAACACGCCtacagtatacatatacgtaaatTATGCGGGACAAAATTTATACTCGTCGCGGTTGTTTCAAGTTagtataatacaataatatacgTACGCGTATGCATCCAGGTACATAGGCGTGTAATGTACAAAGATTATTTACATGTAAATCGTACGTTGCACTTACGAATTTTCATACTCATGCGGGATGTTTAACGTTAACGGGGTAACGTTTAGGTGATTTGTTATATGCATACGACAGTGGTAGGTATAAGTATACGTGTGTACAAGTCACTTTCTAATCGCGCCATCTGGTGCAAACTGCAGCAATCTGCACTGTTTAATAATCGATATCGGAAAAAAGATCTCTCTGGGGATATTTTTGCatttatcttcttctttcctttgtttgaattgttatcattattacacGCGCATCTTTGCGCGTGCGTGAAACGAACGTCGTTCAGACAACAGCCAAcgtttgatattttaaatCGACGAAGCATCGTACATATCTTACATAACTATAATAATCGCTACTATACTGACATAAATATCACTAATCGCTTGCGCTATTAACATCTTACGATCATATAATACTTTTTTCGACTTTGTTTTTACATATCGCATCCTCTCATCAGAATGTCACGGCTAAATGATCAAGTCAAGATTGCGTGCAAAACCATttaccgtttaaaaaaaaaaaaaattcccttttctataaatttctGACTGACTTGATTGACCAGCGCGTTCTTCGAGTATTCAAGAACTTCACTGTATAATATTTGCACAAAATTacgatcgaattttttttttttgaagactAAAGATTCTCGATTAATTTGATATCCGCATACATGGTATGTACACATACTTAGGTAAATTAAGCACGACATAACAGTTTGAAAACGTTATGACGTAGATTAAAATCGTATAATacctgttgctgttgctgtatCGTTTcgtttaaacaaaatttgtaGATTAGGTTTAGTCTGTTGTGATTAGTTTTCGACGACGCGAAATTCTGTACTACGCAACTTCTGTAAAACGATCGAAACACAAAATCacaatttcattcgtttacaCCTACTAAACGTCGATTTTTTACCTCACATTATACGCCAAGCAAAATTGTAAGCCAACAGCCGCAGGTTTGGTCAACACAAGCGCGTGTGCACTTGTGACAATATTGTTATTCACGTTTTCACATACATGCGTACACAGATAGTGCCTTGTACTTTGATtacctatacctatatcatgtataatacatgctGTAAGCGGAGAACGATAATTAAACCGATCAACGATATGCCGCAAcgcggttgttttttttttttttcttctcctttccagaacgtaaaaatgaaaagaaatctcGTTTATTCACTCGGTGGATATTTCTTCGCGTACTTGCGATGTGTATTGTACACATAGAAGGTACAGTATATTTTTTGACGCAGTGGGCGTAAgatgaaattccgaaaatgatcatttttttttatccaaaacAAGTAGCTTCGGAGTGATACTACGCAAAACTATGCTACACACGTTGTATTCCGTCTGCACCCGCACGCAACCGAAATATGTATaaagattttgttttttttccgcgTTTGCGGGCCggcctcggcaaatcaaaaCTTTCAGTCAAAATGTATAAGAATCGCTTCTGAACATAAACGAAAACACCCTAGCGGTCAGGTCGCGCCCTCCTGCTCATTGTCGCGTGCAGCAAAATGAGTCATGACGAAGTGAGTGACGAAGAGTATATTTCTCTGAAActacgaaaatataaaaggAGCATATgcggctgaagttagtaaagtTAACGTAACGATACGTCCGATGAAAAAGTCATATTGTCCAATTTTAGGATGACTTTCAACGATTGGCTATTCAGAATCAGTGTATATTCTGTTGTTTATAACAGTTGAATTAATTTCGGAAAGTCACAAAAGTGCAATATGCAGATACcgtaattatgaatattacgACGCAAACTGTTTCAGTCAACACtaaaatgaatgtaaaaataaattcgaagATTTGAGAGGATAAAATCGATACGTGAATGGAATATAATTAAGTCTGCACGTGCGTCGAGTCTCGGGAATGagtagaaaatttcaataatcgtGCAAGAGAATATATAGATTTGTATTCGAGCGGTTTATACTAACTGACtgcataattaaaaaatattttaacatacgtgtaggtatatacggggcattccacgccaccTCGACCTACCGCCAACCCTCACCATCTCCGATTTATTTTAGTGTAGTATTTTGTCAAGTAACCCCTGaattattttagatttttttgacCACTGGTTAAGAAGTTGTCTTATATTCGCACCGATTTATATACAAACATCCGTCAGTCGTAAGAAAAAGATATTAATACAAAAGAACGTCGCGATGACGTGAAATGggcggaaatattttttgctgattttttagGCTagtggatgaatttttttcttttttacgattttcacgGTGTTGCCAAACCttcgatttttatcaaattttcaccatcaattacttgtaaaaatacgaaacttTTGAGACCTTGCCGAAGGTGGAGAGATCTTTGGTTCGGAAGTTACGATCAAATGAATGTcaaggaaacgaaaaatataggAGTACATACCTGAACTAAATGTCCGCGGATTTTACTagtgaaattatgaaaatcaaatcaattattcatttgtttggtagaaaaaaaaaaaaaaaaaaaaaaaaataccgagaggtatacgtataattacgTATACGAACATGACGTTCGATCTATCAAAGGATGAATATCTTTCGTCCGTACggcaaatcaatttttctacaatacaTCGTAGACattctgaaaaattatgtAGCTACCTGAGTTTACGGAACTTAAAATCACAATTTATAGATTATACATCAGAGTTCGATACGACTACGTTTTTGTAAAATGGTTTACAAGTAATTGAATACTCCATAAACTcaggtaggtatataattcTTCATTTAATTGGCGACAGGTAGACTTGacacggaatgccccatgtGTACCTATGATTACGCAATGATTCGTCAATTGTAAGAACTAGTAAAATTAGACTCTCGAAAAATTGACTTTTGGAGTTTCATTAGACTCGATTTGAATTAATTCTCAGCTTCGTCATtcgtcggtttttttttctcccccccccccccccctcaatATTCTTATCTTTCCttcatttatcaattttacgatattccgtatgttcaattatttgaatagCTCATGCCataagattttttctttttcctttcttcccGTAACGatcataggtatatatatatatatatatataggtatcgTAACGGTTGAATTGGCGCGTCATCGCCTTAATTCCTATGTCATACCAAATACCTATGTACGTATTGCTTATTATGTATAGCCGAGCGGAAACTTTCATTATCGGCAAAAAGATTCTTGGGCTTATAAAACAATCTTCACAAAATACGTAATTAACCTAGATGCAAAAAGTCAACCGTGGACACTTTCTTTGTGGCTATCATTTATACCGCGTTACagtttattctttaattttattcatttttttcctccaacaACATCATCTTACCAGTTTACGAAATCGAGGAAAGagtaagaaaattcaattccttTCCCGTACCACAGTGTATAaacgataataaaaacaatataatATTACCATTACATCTATggtaatgtataaaaaataattttatacattattacataatttttttcattcggcaATTGcagtttcttttctcttgaTCCTTCAAATGCATGCCATAGAGCTAAAATTATTGGGCCAATGGTCAATTTGCCGGTCGTTTCATTACCGCGAAGTCGCGAGTGTTTCGTTTTACGTCGAGTTGCACGGATATGGATGATATTCAATTGCCTTTCAAATTCGTATCGTTCAAGGCTTCAGGAGAACTGGTTCGTTCGCTTGCTCGCGGCTAATTGTAAATCTATGAtatgatatgtatgtgtaataCGCGTGTGCGTCTGTATACGAAGTCAACAATGTACGTAAATAGGTATAACATGTGTAAagggaaattcaaaattcattttaagATTATAACTCGACAACTTGTAAACTAAGCATGTATCTTTTTCTAAGAGCTGTCGAATGGCTAAATATAACTGAATTACGGTTAGTAAAttcgacgacaacgacgacgatgacgacgatgatgatgatgatgatgatgatgatttcGAACCCGACGTTACACGGTGAAAGCGGTTTTCGTGTCCGTAATCTACCTTCATTCAGCTGAATATCCAGAATGTTACCGACTTTGCGCGCGTTCTGAACTCGAGAGGTCGGCAGATTACGtataacaagaaaaatattaaatgtaTGATACAATAATTGATCATGCGAACGAtgaaagagaagagaggagagagagagagataaaagaAATTCGCCGAGGATAtctttgcaatattttatcTCGTAAAGACTTGTCGGTCAATTTTCTTCAACCGTTTCGTCTCACGTAACGATAAACTTCAACGAAGTGttgttatttacaaaaaacaaGTACACACATAATATACTCGAAAGCGTGCAcatgagttttttttctggatctttttttcaccgcaaGAATCACATAAGAATTAATCATATGTACGCATTGAAAATTATAGACTAGCACGTGtcaaactaattttcattccaacaGTAAGGTTGATTCTTCCCCGCGGAATAGTAAAATTGCAATGACGTTTATCATCGTCTCAgatataggtacatatatttataaatactaTCGAGTTACAACTCTCagtgtactttttttttctgctagATACACTGTGCAGGTTTATCGCTTGCACAACCGTGATGCGGTCaggtacatgtatattatcTACAGTTTCTTCGGTTGTATAATATCCGCATCGTGCAGTAAAATCGCAGGGCCGGTATTCAAGGCGACAAAAATAGTTGGAGGGGGGAAATTAACCGTAGGTATAGGATTATCTGCGCGAAATTGaggaaagtagaaaaaaattaaacgagtAGTTTGCACAAAAgtaagttatttatttattttttttttatttctgctgTTAGATTTAAATAAAGAGTTGCGATATAGCTGAACTAAAATACGACAAGAACTGCATTCATTATcgcttgtgaaaatttttttcaattcagcctgaaataaaatcttgctatacaatatattttaacgTCGAGAAATTCACGTCCGCGGAATTAGAGATTTAACGAGGCGATATTCTCTCAATAATAGAAAGTAAGTTATACCTGTATATTATAGTATACgaataaatatacgtataatacactCTAAAATTCTATTCTATCGGTATCttatttcgaaataattcGTTACATGTACATAATCCATGTATTCCGTGCAGTAAGAATGGAAAGAAAAGATCGATGAAATTGGAAATAGAATCGAAAATAATTgctacgcacacacacacacacacacacgtacgtCAATCTCTGTACGAAGTGCAATAGTCACGAGTCTAATTGTACGCGACACACACGCAGGCGCACACACCTAATGATCGTCTGCGGCATTGCACGAGGTCGCGATCATCGTCGTTCGGTTATTACATTGTAAGCACTGCTGCCCAAAGCATGAAATATATATGTTGAATAAAAGTCGCGTTCGCAGTTTCGTTAATTGCCACTTCATACAACGTGTATGAATACAGAcaaataaaagttttcatcACGCTTTAGTGTACGAGCAGGAATTCTACATCGGAAAAACGTAACAGCTGCAGTGTAAAGAATTCAtgagaaaaatagagagaatgaaaaattggttaAACGTATCCAATAGAATTATATAAATAGAACAAATACGATTGAGCAGAGTGagcagaaagaaaaagagaggaatTAACATGAACaaatagatttaaaaaaaaagtacatctAGAGTGACTTTTACACTATTCGAACGAccggtggaaattttttttctttcgccgtTACCGCCTTTACCTgcccataattttttttctcctccttttcTGTAAGgcttgataaattttttagcaCACGCAACGTTGAGCAGCAGCGCCGATTGATACGGGAAACTCCCGGCTTAGATTTAAAGAGCGTCTCACTCCTTACGAGTGTAAAACCATCCTTGCAGCAGGCACTCCGCGAAGTCGCGTGAATAACTTATTTGATCGTCGAGGCTAGTTGCTACCCGACCCGGTGAACACAGGTATAGGTAGGTACGTGCTTGTACACGCGATGCAGACAAAAGTATAGAGCCACCAACGTATATCATACATGTGCACGTATTTAGCGAACAGGCAGGCTTTGCGCTCAGGCTGCTCTAGTTAAAGCAAGATTAGCCGCCCGAGCAGGTTTTCAACATTTCGTACATTTCGCGTGCATCTATGATAGGTATATTTACGACGGCACAGTTCGCCGGATTCCTACGGATATGGTATTTACTCGCGACgcctctctttccctcttctCCCTCGAAATAATCATTATTCTACAGATTTCACTTCCAATTATTTTGGCCGGTTTTTTTCACCGTAACTTCTTAACCGTTCGTTTCAGCGAGTTCCACCCATTCGCGATTGATTCTACGCCCTATGATACGTAGGAATCGAGTACTATGAAGACAGGGTTCCGatgagtttgaaaatagatttctttcattttttcaaaatttgtgcaAATGCTTCTAGCTTTGTTATTTGCTTCGCGTTTTGCATAAATAACGATTTAGCTCGAAAAAACAGTATATCGTCGCCTCTattcgacctcgaaaaatcatttttcctaCACACGCTCCcgtaattttctcaaaaaatgcATGCATTGACTTCGACCTTTCCTACGTTCCGCCGAGTCATTGCTGCTTATACCTATGCTTTGTCTGCTTCCCTCGGCTGGGCCAGTGAATGAATAGGTAAACTTGAAGGGGAACAAACAACAAGGAGAGaagctggaaaaaaaaaataaggaaggGCGGCCGACGGCTCGAGCTAGAGGCGACATCGGCATCGTCTAACGGTTTCTCGTTTTTCTGTTTACTGTTCAGCCGTCCTGGGAGTAAATCGTATGTGCCCTAAGGGACCGGTGCCCGAACTTTTACCTGTGAAGAGGTGCGAGGCTGACATTGAGTGCGAGGAAGAAGGACGGATATGCTGCCCTGACAAGGACTTTAAACTCTACTGTCGAACCGCAGCCCCGGTATGGTCTCAGCTTCCTTTTCCGCGCGCTCACGCTGGCAAGTATAATTTCAAGTACATATACTGCATTTTCTATAGGAAGCAAAATCACGTTGATTCGGTGTGACCTGTACAAAGTCGTTCTAAGTAGCAGAAACTAAATCCTtgcagaaatatatttttcaaatcccaTTTTAGAAGATCGCTCTCTCAATCCCAAGTTTTTCTAATCGAATAACATCGGGAAGATGCCATTGTTACTCTTAAATTTTTCCCGCTGAACTGCATTTAATGATAAGGAGTTATTCCCGGAAGCATTTTAATTACTACTAATTCTCTACAAAAGCGTCATTCTCATGTTCTAAAGTCAATCCTTTGGCCGGTATAGACGTTTAATTCATT
The Neodiprion fabricii isolate iyNeoFabr1 chromosome 5, iyNeoFabr1.1, whole genome shotgun sequence genome window above contains:
- the LOC124183034 gene encoding uncharacterized protein LOC124183034 isoform X2; amino-acid sequence: MNLVKWLIIFPPTVQPEKLRILPAAKGTTEGPLKISIGKTASSGSSNRVPEYVCPGNELLGLARIFSVPCETDSECVFLGADQRCCKLRCRKGVLAPPREPEHRAVLGVNRMCPKGPVPELLPVKRCEADIECEEEGRICCPDKDFKLYCRTAAPVWSQLPFPRAHAAIMSLMEYMQCQMAPPPVLDLFPQPCNRTIECLPNLCCQEGPSKFCRPPRKSVLALVAQATQRFARG
- the LOC124183034 gene encoding uncharacterized protein LOC124183034 isoform X3; protein product: MGKKAEIGETCAKRPIRRSKSAGSSLLRLILISLAGSARSLQQRTNANTVLPAAKGTTEGPLKISIGKTASSGSSNRVPEYVCPGNELLGLARIFSVPCETDSECVFLGADQRCCKLRCRKGVLAPPREPEHRGSDSVKRKLDREGKPACLKSGTWVGWQTVETCHAELEFRAGIRAMGFEPVRIATTSLRRRCATKVRRLHQPRFFYTYTRRNEIHVISIRYPVFEVRI
- the LOC124183034 gene encoding uncharacterized protein LOC124183034 isoform X1, with the translated sequence MGKKAEIGETCAKRPIRRSKSAGSSLLRLILISLAGSARSLQQRTNANTVLPAAKGTTEGPLKISIGKTASSGSSNRVPEYVCPGNELLGLARIFSVPCETDSECVFLGADQRCCKLRCRKGVLAPPREPEHRAVLGVNRMCPKGPVPELLPVKRCEADIECEEEGRICCPDKDFKLYCRTAAPVWSQLPFPRAHAAIMSLMEYMQCQMAPPPVLDLFPQPCNRTIECLPNLCCQEGPSKFCRPPRKSVLALVAQATQRFARG